In a genomic window of Enterobacter asburiae:
- a CDS encoding MerR family transcriptional regulator has product MAYYSIGEVAERCGINPVTLRAWQRRYGLLKPQRSEGGHRQFDDEDILRIEEIKRLMKSGVSVGKVKALLENKEVLTQGNWASFQEEMMTVLRYASPAKLRAKIGEFRRDHAMDALIDNIISPVRQRMNQDQNTVRHMASMLDGVLIEFAIASLAESRKKAGNDALLIGWECDDRTHLWLEAARLSHKGWHIDVLAEPIDSPRPELFPGQKIFVWTGKAPTPRQQEQLDHWREQGFTVSFHHS; this is encoded by the coding sequence ATGGCCTATTACAGTATCGGCGAAGTAGCCGAACGATGCGGTATCAACCCCGTTACGCTGCGTGCCTGGCAGCGCCGTTATGGATTGTTGAAGCCGCAGCGCAGCGAAGGGGGTCATCGTCAGTTCGACGATGAAGATATCCTGCGTATCGAAGAGATCAAGCGCCTGATGAAAAGCGGCGTTTCGGTCGGAAAAGTCAAAGCCCTGCTGGAAAACAAAGAAGTTCTGACCCAGGGTAACTGGGCCTCGTTCCAGGAAGAGATGATGACCGTTCTGCGCTACGCCAGCCCGGCAAAGCTGCGTGCCAAAATCGGCGAATTTCGCCGCGACCACGCGATGGATGCGCTGATCGATAACATCATTTCCCCCGTCCGCCAGCGAATGAATCAGGATCAAAATACCGTACGCCACATGGCGAGCATGCTTGACGGTGTTCTGATTGAATTCGCGATTGCAAGCCTGGCGGAGTCGCGCAAGAAAGCGGGTAACGATGCGTTGCTTATCGGCTGGGAATGCGATGACCGGACCCACCTGTGGCTGGAAGCCGCGCGCTTATCGCACAAGGGCTGGCACATTGATGTTCTGGCCGAGCCGATTGATTCCCCGCGTCCTGAGCTCTTCCCGGGGCAAAAAATCTTCGTCTGGACGGGAAAAGCGCCAACACCGCGTCAGCAGGAACAGCTCGATCACTGGCGTGAACAGGGTTTTACCGTTTCATTTCATCACTCATAA
- the sufA gene encoding Fe-S cluster assembly scaffold SufA, producing the protein MELHSETFNPADFAWRGLTLTPAAAAHIHELVAKKPEILGVRLGVKQTGCAGFGYVLDTVTAPEKDDLVFETDGAKLYVALQAMPFIDGTEVDYVREGLNQLFKFHNPKAQNECGCGESFGV; encoded by the coding sequence ATGGAACTGCATTCAGAAACCTTCAATCCTGCCGATTTTGCCTGGCGTGGTTTAACGCTCACGCCTGCGGCGGCAGCGCATATCCACGAGCTGGTGGCGAAAAAGCCCGAGATCCTCGGCGTACGCTTAGGCGTTAAGCAGACCGGCTGCGCGGGCTTTGGCTACGTGCTGGATACCGTCACCGCACCGGAAAAAGATGACCTGGTGTTTGAAACCGATGGCGCAAAGCTGTACGTCGCGCTACAGGCTATGCCGTTTATCGACGGTACAGAGGTGGACTACGTACGGGAAGGTTTAAACCAGTTATTCAAATTTCATAACCCGAAAGCCCAGAACGAATGCGGCTGCGGCGAAAGCTTTGGGGTATAG
- the sufB gene encoding Fe-S cluster assembly protein SufB, giving the protein MSRNTEATSDVNTWSGGHLNYKEGFFTQLQTDELAKGINEDVVRAISAKRNEPEWMLEFRLSAFRAWLEMEEPHWLKAHYDKLNYQDYSYYSAPSCGSCDDTCASQPGAVQQTGAENSFLSKEVEEAFNQLGVPVREGKEVAVDAIFDSVSVATTYREKLAEQGIIFCSFGEAIHDHPELVKKYIGTVVPSNDNFFAALNAAVASDGTFIYVPKGVRCPMELSTYFRINAEKTGQFERTILVADEGSYVSYIEGCSAPVRDSYQLHAAVVEVIIHKDAEVKYSTVQNWFPGDGNTGGILNFVTKRALCEGENSKMSWTQSETGSAITWKYPSCILRGDNSIGEFYSVALTSGHQQADTGTKMIHIGKNTKSTIISKGISAGHSQNSYRGLVKIMPTATNARNFTQCDSMLIGADCGAHTFPYVECRNNTAQLEHEATTSRIGEDQLFYCLQRGISEEDAISMIVNGFCKDVFSELPLEFAVEAQKLLAISLEHSVG; this is encoded by the coding sequence ATGTCTCGTAATACTGAAGCAACGAGTGATGTAAACACCTGGAGCGGCGGACACCTCAACTATAAAGAGGGTTTTTTCACGCAGCTGCAGACCGACGAGCTGGCGAAAGGGATTAATGAAGATGTCGTGCGCGCCATCTCGGCCAAACGTAACGAGCCCGAGTGGATGCTCGAATTTCGCCTGAGCGCTTTCCGCGCCTGGCTGGAGATGGAAGAGCCGCACTGGCTGAAAGCCCATTACGACAAACTGAACTATCAGGATTACAGCTACTACTCCGCGCCCTCCTGCGGCAGCTGTGACGATACCTGCGCTTCGCAGCCCGGCGCGGTACAGCAGACCGGTGCCGAGAACAGCTTCCTGAGTAAAGAGGTGGAAGAGGCCTTTAATCAGCTTGGCGTCCCGGTTCGCGAGGGCAAAGAGGTGGCGGTGGACGCCATTTTCGACTCCGTCTCGGTGGCGACCACCTATCGCGAAAAGCTGGCCGAGCAGGGGATTATTTTCTGCTCCTTTGGCGAAGCGATTCATGACCATCCCGAGCTGGTGAAGAAGTACATCGGCACCGTGGTACCGAGTAACGATAACTTCTTCGCCGCGCTAAATGCCGCGGTAGCCTCTGACGGCACCTTTATCTACGTACCGAAAGGCGTGCGCTGTCCGATGGAGCTCTCCACCTATTTCCGCATTAACGCCGAAAAAACCGGCCAGTTCGAACGCACCATTCTGGTTGCGGACGAAGGCAGCTACGTCAGCTATATCGAAGGGTGTTCTGCACCGGTGCGCGACAGCTATCAGCTGCACGCTGCGGTGGTCGAGGTCATCATTCATAAAGACGCGGAGGTGAAATACTCCACGGTGCAGAACTGGTTCCCCGGCGACGGCAACACCGGCGGTATCCTGAACTTCGTCACCAAGCGCGCGCTGTGCGAAGGTGAAAACAGCAAAATGTCCTGGACGCAGTCGGAAACCGGCTCTGCTATTACCTGGAAGTACCCGAGCTGCATCCTGCGTGGGGATAACTCCATCGGTGAGTTTTACTCGGTGGCGCTCACCAGCGGGCATCAGCAGGCCGATACCGGCACCAAGATGATCCACATCGGTAAAAACACGAAATCTACCATCATTTCGAAAGGGATCTCTGCCGGGCATTCCCAGAACAGCTATCGCGGGCTGGTGAAAATCATGCCGACGGCCACCAACGCGCGTAACTTCACCCAGTGTGACTCAATGCTGATTGGCGCAGACTGCGGGGCGCATACCTTCCCTTACGTTGAGTGTCGTAACAACACGGCCCAGCTGGAGCACGAGGCGACCACGTCGCGCATTGGGGAAGATCAGCTCTTCTACTGTCTGCAGCGTGGGATCAGTGAAGAAGATGCCATTTCGATGATTGTGAACGGCTTCTGTAAGGACGTGTTCTCTGAACTGCCGCTGGAATTTGCCGTTGAAGCACAAAAACTCCTCGCCATTAGTCTTGAACACAGCGTCGGTTAA
- the sufC gene encoding Fe-S cluster assembly ATPase SufC, translating to MLSIKDLQVSVEEKDILRGLNFDVKPGEVHAIMGPNGSGKSTLSATLAGREDYEVTGGSVGFNGKDLLEMSPEDRAGEGIFMAFQYPVEIPGVSNQFFLQTALNAVRKYRGQEALDRFDFQDLMEEKIKLLKMPEDLLTRSVNVGFSGGEKKRNDILQMAVLEPELCILDETDSGLDIDALKIVADGVNALRDGKRSFIIVTHYQRILDYIKPDYVHVLYQGRIVKSGDFTLVKQLEEQGYGWLTEQQ from the coding sequence ATGTTAAGCATTAAAGATTTACAGGTTAGCGTGGAAGAGAAAGACATCCTGCGCGGTCTCAATTTTGACGTCAAGCCGGGTGAAGTTCACGCCATTATGGGGCCTAACGGCTCCGGGAAAAGTACGCTTTCTGCAACGCTGGCGGGACGTGAAGATTACGAAGTGACTGGCGGTTCGGTCGGATTTAACGGCAAAGATCTGCTGGAGATGTCGCCGGAAGACCGCGCGGGTGAGGGCATCTTTATGGCCTTCCAGTACCCGGTGGAAATTCCGGGCGTCAGCAACCAGTTCTTCCTCCAGACGGCGCTGAATGCGGTGCGCAAGTATCGCGGCCAGGAGGCACTGGATCGCTTCGACTTCCAGGATCTGATGGAAGAGAAGATCAAGCTGCTGAAAATGCCGGAAGACCTGCTGACCCGCTCGGTCAACGTTGGCTTTTCCGGCGGCGAGAAAAAGCGTAACGACATCCTGCAGATGGCGGTGCTGGAGCCCGAGCTGTGCATTCTGGATGAGACCGACTCCGGTCTGGATATCGACGCCCTGAAGATTGTCGCTGACGGGGTGAACGCCCTGCGCGACGGCAAGCGTTCATTCATAATCGTCACCCACTACCAGCGCATTCTGGACTATATCAAGCCGGACTACGTGCACGTGCTTTACCAGGGACGCATTGTGAAATCCGGTGATTTTACGCTGGTTAAACAACTGGAGGAGCAGGGTTATGGCTGGCTTACCGAACAGCAGTAA
- the sufD gene encoding Fe-S cluster assembly protein SufD: MAGLPNSSNALQQWHRLFEAQGNTRSEQAQQHLQQMLRLGLPTRKHENWKYTPLDGLLNGEFVTRLAEIDPARRDALALTVDAVRLVFVDGVWRPELSDDVQGSGFDIVISDDRQSLSAPVQPEVFLHLTESLARSVTHIQVKRNQRPAKPLLLMHITQGVEGDEINTAHYRHHLDLAEGAEATVIEHYVSLNETRHFTGSRLTMNVAANAQLHHIKLAFENPQSHHFAHNDIALGQDAAAYSHSFLLGGAVLRHNTSTQLNGENTTLRINSLAMPVKSEVCDTRTWLEHNKGYCNSRQLHKTIVSDKGRAVFNGLINVAQHAIKTDGQMTNNNLLLGRLAEVDTKPQLEIYADDVKCSHGATVGRIDDEQMFYLRSRGIDRQAAQKMIIYAFAAELTEALHDGVLKQQVLARIGQRLPGGEA, translated from the coding sequence ATGGCTGGCTTACCGAACAGCAGTAATGCACTCCAGCAGTGGCACAGGCTGTTTGAGGCGCAGGGTAATACGCGCTCCGAGCAGGCGCAGCAGCATCTCCAGCAGATGCTGCGTCTCGGCCTGCCGACGCGCAAGCATGAGAACTGGAAATACACCCCGCTCGACGGCCTGCTGAACGGCGAGTTTGTGACGCGCCTGGCGGAGATCGACCCGGCCCGGCGTGACGCTCTGGCGCTGACGGTGGATGCGGTGCGTCTGGTCTTTGTCGACGGCGTCTGGCGCCCTGAACTGAGCGACGACGTTCAGGGGAGCGGGTTCGATATCGTGATTAGCGACGACCGCCAGAGCCTGAGCGCCCCGGTTCAGCCGGAAGTGTTTCTCCACCTGACCGAGAGCCTGGCCCGCAGCGTGACGCATATTCAGGTTAAGCGTAACCAGCGCCCGGCCAAACCGCTGCTTCTGATGCACATCACGCAGGGCGTGGAGGGCGATGAGATCAACACCGCGCACTATCGCCATCACCTTGATCTGGCGGAGGGAGCGGAGGCCACGGTAATCGAACATTACGTCAGCCTCAACGAGACCCGCCACTTTACCGGGTCGCGGCTGACGATGAACGTCGCCGCAAATGCGCAGCTTCACCACATTAAGCTGGCGTTTGAGAATCCGCAGAGCCACCATTTTGCCCATAACGATATAGCGCTGGGTCAGGATGCCGCGGCGTACAGCCACAGCTTTCTGCTCGGCGGCGCGGTGCTGCGCCACAACACCAGCACGCAGCTTAACGGTGAAAACACCACGCTGCGCATCAACAGCCTGGCGATGCCGGTCAAATCAGAAGTGTGCGACACGCGCACCTGGCTTGAGCACAACAAGGGCTACTGCAACAGCCGCCAGCTGCATAAAACCATCGTCAGCGATAAAGGGCGGGCGGTGTTTAACGGCCTGATTAACGTGGCCCAGCACGCCATTAAAACTGACGGGCAGATGACCAACAACAATCTGCTGTTGGGGCGCCTGGCGGAGGTGGACACCAAACCGCAGCTGGAGATCTACGCCGATGACGTGAAATGCAGTCACGGCGCGACGGTCGGGCGGATTGACGACGAACAGATGTTTTACCTGCGTTCCCGCGGCATCGACCGGCAGGCGGCGCAGAAAATGATTATCTACGCCTTTGCGGCGGAGCTTACGGAAGCGCTACACGATGGCGTATTGAAGCAGCAGGTGCTGGCCCGCATTGGTCAGCGTCTGCCCGGAGGCGAAGCATGA
- the sufS gene encoding cysteine desulfurase SufS produces the protein MSFPVEKVRADFPVLTREVNGLPLAYLDSAASAQKPNQVVDAEAEFYRHGYAAVHRGIHTLSAEATQRMENVRTQVAAFLNARSPEELVFVRGTTEGINLVANSWGNAQVHAGDNILITQMEHHANIVPWQMLCERVGAQLRVIPLNEDGTLQLEQLDALLDDKTRLVAVTQVSNVLGTENPVAEIIAKAHQAGAKVLIDGAQAVMHHAVDVQALDCDFYVFSGHKLYGPTGIGVLYVKEDILQAMPPWEGGGSMIATVSLSEGTTYARAPWRFEAGTPNTGGIIGLGAAVSYVSAIGLDAIQEYEQLLMHYALQELASVPDLTLYGPADRQGVIAFNLGKHHAYDVGSFLDNYGVTVRTGHHCAMPLMAFYQVPAMCRASLVMYNTMEEVDRLVAGLKRIHQLLG, from the coding sequence ATGAGTTTTCCTGTAGAGAAAGTGCGGGCTGACTTCCCGGTTCTGACCCGTGAAGTGAACGGCCTGCCGCTGGCCTATCTCGACAGCGCGGCCAGCGCGCAGAAACCGAATCAGGTGGTGGATGCGGAAGCCGAGTTCTACCGCCATGGTTATGCTGCGGTGCACCGGGGTATCCATACCCTGAGCGCCGAAGCGACCCAGCGCATGGAGAACGTGCGCACGCAGGTGGCCGCTTTCCTCAATGCACGTTCGCCTGAAGAGCTGGTCTTCGTGCGCGGAACCACAGAAGGGATCAACCTTGTCGCCAACAGCTGGGGCAACGCGCAGGTCCACGCGGGGGATAACATCCTCATCACCCAGATGGAGCACCACGCCAATATTGTGCCGTGGCAGATGCTCTGCGAGCGTGTCGGCGCACAGCTGCGGGTCATTCCGCTGAATGAGGACGGCACGCTGCAGCTTGAGCAGCTTGACGCCTTGCTGGACGATAAAACGCGGCTGGTGGCGGTCACACAGGTCTCTAACGTGCTGGGCACCGAAAACCCGGTGGCAGAGATTATCGCAAAAGCCCATCAGGCCGGTGCGAAGGTGTTGATTGACGGCGCGCAGGCGGTAATGCACCACGCGGTGGATGTGCAGGCGCTGGACTGCGATTTCTACGTATTCTCCGGGCATAAGCTCTATGGTCCAACCGGCATCGGCGTGCTGTATGTGAAAGAGGACATTCTGCAGGCGATGCCGCCGTGGGAAGGCGGCGGATCGATGATTGCCACCGTAAGCCTTTCGGAAGGGACAACCTATGCCCGTGCGCCGTGGCGTTTTGAGGCGGGTACCCCCAATACCGGCGGGATTATCGGCCTGGGGGCGGCGGTGTCTTACGTTTCCGCAATCGGCCTGGACGCCATCCAGGAGTACGAACAGTTGCTGATGCACTACGCGCTGCAGGAGCTTGCCAGCGTGCCGGATCTTACCCTGTATGGCCCGGCCGACCGCCAGGGCGTGATTGCGTTTAACCTTGGGAAACACCACGCCTATGACGTGGGCAGCTTCCTTGATAACTACGGCGTGACCGTCCGTACCGGGCACCACTGCGCCATGCCGCTGATGGCCTTTTACCAGGTACCGGCAATGTGCCGCGCGTCGCTGGTGATGTATAACACAATGGAAGAGGTCGACAGGCTGGTGGCGGGGCTTAAGCGCATTCACCAGCTGCTGGGCTAA
- the sufE gene encoding cysteine desulfuration protein SufE, with the protein MAELPDRDKLLRNFGRCANWEEKYLYIIELGQRLPPLGEEAHNPENIIQGCQSQVWIVMEQSDDGTIALHGDSDAAIVKGLIAVVFILYHRMSAQDIVAFDVRPWFEKMALTQHLTPSRSQGLEAMIRAIRAKAAILS; encoded by the coding sequence ATGGCAGAACTGCCGGACAGAGACAAATTGCTGCGCAACTTTGGGCGCTGCGCAAACTGGGAAGAGAAGTACCTTTATATCATCGAGCTGGGGCAGCGTCTGCCGCCGCTCGGCGAAGAGGCGCATAACCCGGAAAACATTATTCAGGGCTGCCAGAGCCAGGTGTGGATTGTGATGGAGCAGTCGGACGACGGCACTATCGCACTGCACGGCGACAGCGATGCGGCCATTGTAAAAGGGCTGATTGCGGTGGTCTTTATTCTTTACCACCGGATGTCGGCGCAGGATATCGTTGCGTTCGATGTCCGCCCGTGGTTTGAAAAAATGGCCCTGACCCAACACCTCACCCCGTCCCGTTCCCAGGGGCTGGAAGCGATGATTCGCGCCATTCGCGCCAAAGCTGCAATCCTTAGCTAG
- a CDS encoding L,D-transpeptidase family protein, producing MKRASLITLLLVSSLGTFNSARAMDYPLPPAGSRLIGQNQTYTIQEGDNKLQTIARRFNTAAQVILETNNTIAPVNPAPGTVITIPSQMLLPDTPREGIVVNLAELRLYYFRPGENIVQVFPLGIGQLGLETPVSTTRVSQKIPNPTWTPTAGIRARSLAQGIKLPPVVPAGPNNPLGRYALRLGIGNGEYLIHGTSAPDSVGLRVSSGCMRMNAPDIKALFEQVRVGTRVQIINEPVKFSVEPDGKRYIEVHRPLAQVEGENPQISPITHSAEFATFVSQAGSDKALIDKALARRAGIPVVVSAGSGPSASNSVLSVQNSRVSAAVAEEEGEKVTQ from the coding sequence ATGAAGCGCGCGTCTCTAATAACTCTATTACTCGTCAGTTCGCTCGGTACGTTTAATTCGGCCCGCGCGATGGACTATCCGTTGCCGCCCGCAGGCAGTCGCCTGATTGGGCAAAATCAAACCTACACGATACAGGAAGGGGATAATAAGCTTCAGACCATCGCCCGTCGGTTTAATACGGCGGCGCAGGTGATCCTTGAAACGAACAATACCATTGCGCCGGTGAACCCGGCACCGGGTACCGTTATCACGATTCCGTCGCAGATGCTGCTGCCGGATACCCCGCGCGAGGGCATTGTGGTGAATCTCGCTGAGCTCCGGCTCTACTACTTCCGGCCGGGAGAAAATATTGTCCAGGTCTTCCCGCTCGGCATCGGACAGCTGGGGCTGGAAACGCCGGTGAGCACCACCCGCGTAAGTCAAAAAATCCCTAATCCAACCTGGACGCCTACGGCGGGCATCAGAGCCCGTTCGCTGGCACAGGGTATTAAATTGCCTCCGGTCGTCCCGGCCGGGCCAAATAACCCGCTGGGGCGCTACGCGCTGCGTTTGGGTATTGGTAATGGGGAATATCTTATTCACGGCACCAGCGCGCCGGACAGCGTAGGCCTGCGCGTCAGTTCAGGCTGCATGCGTATGAACGCCCCGGATATTAAAGCCCTGTTCGAACAGGTACGGGTTGGCACGCGGGTACAAATTATCAATGAGCCGGTGAAGTTCTCGGTTGAGCCGGACGGGAAGCGTTATATTGAGGTTCACCGTCCGCTGGCGCAGGTGGAGGGCGAGAACCCGCAGATTTCGCCCATTACCCACTCCGCAGAGTTTGCGACCTTTGTGTCTCAAGCCGGAAGCGACAAAGCGCTTATTGATAAAGCGCTGGCACGCCGCGCGGGGATCCCGGTTGTCGTATCCGCGGGTAGCGGCCCGTCGGCCAGCAATAGCGTGCTGTCGGTACAGAACAGTCGGGTGTCGGCTGCGGTAGCTGAAGAGGAAGGGGAGAAGGTAACGCAGTAG
- the lpp gene encoding murein lipoprotein Lpp: MNRTKLVLGAVILGSTLLAGCSSNAKIDQLSSDVQTLNAKVDQLSNDVNAMRSDVQAAKDDAARANQRLDNQATKYRK, encoded by the coding sequence ATGAATCGTACTAAACTGGTACTGGGCGCGGTAATCCTGGGTTCTACTCTGCTGGCTGGTTGCTCCAGCAACGCTAAAATCGATCAGCTGTCTTCTGACGTTCAGACTCTGAACGCTAAAGTTGACCAGCTGAGCAACGACGTGAACGCAATGCGTTCCGACGTTCAGGCTGCTAAAGACGACGCAGCTCGCGCTAACCAGCGTCTGGACAACCAGGCTACTAAATACCGTAAGTAA
- the pykF gene encoding pyruvate kinase PykF, with amino-acid sequence MKKTKIVCTIGPKTESEEMLSKMLDAGMNVMRLNFSHGDYAEHGQRIQNLRNVMSKTGKKAAILLDTKGPEIRTIKLEGGNDVSLKAGQTFTFTTDKSVVGNSEIVAVTYEGFTSDLSVGNTVLVDDGLIGMEVTAIEGNKVICKVLNNGDLGENKGVNLPGVSIALPALAEKDKQDLIFGCEQGVDFVAASFIRKRSDVVEIREHLKAHGGEKIQIISKIENQEGLNNFDEILEASDGIMVARGDLGVEIPVEEVIFAQKMMIEKCVRARKVVITATQMLDSMIKNPRPTRAEAGDVANAILDGTDAVMLSGESAKGKYPLEAVGIMATICERTDRVMTSRLDFNNDSRKLRITEAVCRGAVETAEKLEAPLIVVATQGGKSARAVRKYFPDATILALTTNETTARQLVLSKGVVAHLVKEIASTDDFYIQGKALALESGLAQKGDVVVMVSGALVPSGTTNTASVHVL; translated from the coding sequence ATGAAAAAGACGAAAATTGTTTGTACTATCGGCCCGAAAACCGAATCCGAAGAGATGCTGAGCAAAATGCTGGACGCCGGCATGAACGTGATGCGTCTGAACTTCTCCCACGGTGACTATGCTGAGCACGGTCAGCGTATCCAGAACTTGCGCAACGTGATGAGCAAGACTGGCAAAAAAGCCGCTATTCTGCTGGATACTAAAGGTCCGGAAATCCGTACCATCAAACTGGAAGGCGGTAACGACGTTTCTCTGAAAGCGGGCCAGACCTTCACCTTCACTACCGATAAATCCGTTGTCGGTAACAGCGAAATCGTTGCGGTAACCTATGAAGGCTTCACCAGCGATCTCTCCGTGGGTAACACCGTGCTGGTCGACGATGGTTTGATCGGTATGGAAGTGACCGCTATCGAAGGCAACAAGGTTATCTGTAAAGTGCTGAACAACGGCGACCTGGGCGAAAACAAAGGCGTTAACCTGCCGGGCGTTTCCATCGCACTGCCGGCACTGGCTGAGAAAGACAAACAGGACCTGATCTTCGGCTGCGAACAAGGCGTTGACTTCGTTGCGGCGTCCTTCATCCGTAAGCGTTCCGACGTGGTTGAAATTCGTGAGCACCTGAAAGCGCACGGCGGCGAGAAGATCCAGATCATCTCCAAAATTGAAAACCAGGAAGGCCTGAACAACTTCGACGAAATCCTTGAAGCATCTGACGGCATCATGGTTGCACGTGGCGACCTGGGCGTTGAAATCCCGGTTGAAGAAGTAATCTTCGCGCAGAAGATGATGATCGAGAAGTGTGTTCGCGCGCGTAAAGTGGTTATCACCGCAACGCAGATGCTGGACTCCATGATCAAAAACCCACGCCCTACCCGCGCTGAAGCAGGTGACGTGGCGAACGCCATCCTCGACGGTACTGATGCAGTGATGCTGTCCGGTGAATCCGCGAAAGGGAAATACCCTCTGGAAGCGGTCGGCATCATGGCAACCATCTGCGAACGTACTGACCGCGTGATGACAAGCCGTCTGGACTTCAACAACGACAGCCGCAAGCTGCGCATCACCGAAGCAGTATGCCGCGGTGCAGTAGAAACCGCTGAGAAACTGGAAGCACCACTGATTGTGGTAGCGACCCAGGGCGGTAAATCTGCGCGCGCAGTACGTAAATACTTCCCGGATGCCACCATCCTGGCCCTGACCACCAACGAAACCACCGCACGTCAGCTGGTGCTGAGCAAAGGCGTGGTTGCGCACCTGGTCAAAGAGATCGCCTCTACTGACGATTTCTACATTCAGGGTAAAGCACTGGCTCTGGAAAGCGGTCTGGCGCAGAAAGGCGACGTTGTTGTGATGGTTTCTGGTGCGCTGGTACCAAGCGGAACGACCAATACGGCCTCCGTTCACGTGCTGTAA
- a CDS encoding PLP-dependent transferase produces the protein MKNLATLSVHSGAFNDQHGAVMPPIYATSTFAQPSPGEHTGFEYSRSGNPTRHALETAIAELEGGTRGYAFASGLAAISTVLELLDKDSHIVAIDDVYGGTYRLIENVRKRSTGLQVSWVKPDDLAGLEAAIRPDTRMVWVETPTNPLLKLADLAAIAAIARRHNVISVADNTFASPAIHRPLASGFDIVVHSATKYLNGHSDVVAGLAVVGDNPALADRLGYLQNAVGGVLDPFSSFLTLRGIRTLALRVEKHSSNALAIAQWLAQHPLVEKVFYPGLESHPQYQLARTQMALPGGMISVVVKGDAQRATEVIRNLKLFTLAESLGGVESLVSQPYSMTHASIPLEQRLANGIVPQLIRLSVGIEDPKDLIADLSQALQK, from the coding sequence ATGAAAAACCTGGCAACCCTGAGCGTCCACAGCGGCGCGTTCAACGACCAGCACGGCGCGGTCATGCCGCCGATTTACGCCACCTCAACGTTTGCGCAACCGTCACCCGGCGAGCATACCGGCTTTGAGTATTCCCGCAGCGGCAACCCTACCCGCCACGCGCTGGAAACCGCTATCGCTGAACTGGAAGGCGGCACGCGCGGTTACGCCTTTGCTTCCGGTCTCGCCGCCATCTCCACGGTGCTCGAACTGCTGGACAAAGACAGCCATATCGTCGCCATTGACGACGTTTACGGCGGGACGTACCGCCTGATTGAAAACGTGCGCAAGCGCAGCACCGGCCTGCAGGTCAGCTGGGTTAAGCCTGACGACTTAGCGGGGCTTGAGGCCGCCATTCGCCCGGATACGCGCATGGTGTGGGTGGAAACGCCGACCAACCCGCTGCTGAAGCTGGCGGATCTGGCGGCCATTGCCGCTATCGCGCGGCGCCATAACGTCATCAGCGTGGCGGATAACACCTTCGCGTCGCCGGCGATCCACCGCCCTCTGGCGTCGGGTTTCGATATCGTGGTGCACTCCGCCACCAAGTACCTTAACGGCCATTCGGACGTGGTGGCCGGGCTGGCGGTGGTGGGTGATAACCCGGCGCTGGCGGACCGGCTTGGCTACCTGCAAAATGCGGTCGGTGGCGTCCTGGATCCCTTTAGCAGCTTCCTGACCCTGCGCGGAATTCGCACGCTTGCGCTGAGGGTAGAAAAGCACAGCAGCAACGCGCTGGCGATTGCGCAATGGCTGGCGCAGCATCCTCTGGTTGAAAAGGTGTTCTATCCCGGGCTGGAATCGCATCCACAATATCAGCTTGCCCGCACGCAGATGGCCCTGCCAGGCGGGATGATTTCCGTCGTGGTAAAAGGCGATGCGCAACGCGCCACAGAGGTGATTCGCAACCTGAAGTTGTTCACCCTCGCGGAAAGCCTGGGCGGCGTAGAGAGCCTGGTGAGCCAGCCCTACAGCATGACGCACGCCTCGATTCCGCTGGAACAACGCCTGGCAAACGGCATTGTGCCGCAGCTGATTCGACTGTCGGTGGGCATTGAAGATCCGAAAGACCTGATTGCCGACCTCAGTCAGGCGCTGCAAAAATAA